GCCCGGAGATTAATGGCCGGAACGGTAAAGGGTTGGGGGATCTCTCCGCGGCCGACGGCCTTGTAGAACGCATGGATGGAAGCCGGATAAATTCCAGCCGCCTGCCCCACTTCCCAGATCAACCAGCAGGCATTGGCCTTTTGGGCGGCCTCTCCAAAAACGGCCTGGTGAATTAATTGATCGATGGTCTTTTCTCTTAGCTGTTTTTCATCTAAAATGGTTACCCCCTCATGTGGATGGACCTTTATCGAATCCATAGCCTCCTCCTATCATCTTGAAGTTATAAATCAATGTCTTTTTTCTTATTTTATACTCTACCCATCAGAAAGCAAAGTCTTATCAATCAAATCAAAGCTCAGCAGCCTTTAAATATTCTGAAAAGTGAAGAATTTTTTCGGCCTCCTGCTTCTGCATCAGAAACGGGGCCACATCACGGGCAAGATGACTGAAGTCGAGCTCTTTGCACTTGAGGAGAATCTGTTTCCGTATTGCTTCCCTATCAGCTATTCCCAGTTTGTCCTTCAGGTAATCAAGATTTGGTCTGCTTTTTCCCAGCAAGAAAATGATATCATAAAAATCCCTTCCCATCGGGCGTTTTCTGGTAAAGAGACAGGTAATCTTCTGCGACAGTAGTATATCTACTGGTACGACATGTATCCTTACGAAGACATCAAACTTATTGAGGATCACCTTCTCCGGAGTGTAATCAAAGCCCTGCGGCTCGGTATCCACCTGGATTGTAAGTCGTTCATCCCGGTGGCGGGAGATTCCACTATAAAAGAGTATTTTCGGAATGCGAATGGAAGACCGGTAGGTGGTCCGTATGGTGTTCTTTACCTCCGTTTCGTACCCCTCAAGGGTCAATCGATTATGGAGAAGGCCGGCCAGGTTTTCAAAACTTTCCTGATCCAGGGAACGATTATCGAAATCCAGATCTTCGGAGAAGCGTTTTCCGGCATGAACGAATCGGATCGCCGTGCCCCCCATAAAGGCCAGGCTGTTGGCATAGGGGGAAGTGAAAATGATT
This region of Deltaproteobacteria bacterium genomic DNA includes:
- a CDS encoding nucleotidyl transferase AbiEii/AbiGii toxin family protein, with the translated sequence MLELSQIESWYPEPLRPFKKNLLREYLQYKILEIIFTSPYANSLAFMGGTAIRFVHAGKRFSEDLDFDNRSLDQESFENLAGLLHNRLTLEGYETEVKNTIRTTYRSSIRIPKILFYSGISRHRDERLTIQVDTEPQGFDYTPEKVILNKFDVFVRIHVVPVDILLSQKITCLFTRKRPMGRDFYDIIFLLGKSRPNLDYLKDKLGIADREAIRKQILLKCKELDFSHLARDVAPFLMQKQEAEKILHFSEYLKAAEL